Proteins from one Physeter macrocephalus isolate SW-GA chromosome 16, ASM283717v5, whole genome shotgun sequence genomic window:
- the POLD4 gene encoding DNA polymerase delta subunit 4 yields the protein MGRKRLITDSYPAVKRREGSAGHSKGELAPELGEEPQPLSEDEAEMELLRQFDLAWQYGPCTGITRLQRWHRAEQMGLEPPQEVRQVLQTHPGDPRFQCSLWHLYPL from the exons ATGGGCCGGAAACGGCTCATCACTGACTCCTACCCTGCAGTGAAGAGGAGGGAGGGCTCCGCTGGGCACAGCAAGGGGGAGCTGGCACCAGAGCTAG GGGAAGAGCCCCAGCCCCTGAGCGAGGATGAAGCGGAGATGGAGCTGCTGAGGCAGTTTGACCTGGCCTGGCAGTATGGGCCCTGCACAG GGATCACACGGCTGCAGCGCTGGCATCGGGCAGAGCAGATGGGCTTGGAGCCTCCCCAAGAAGTGCGGCAGGTGCTGCAGACCCACCCCGGTGATCCCCGCTTCCAGTGCAG CCTCTGGCATCTCTATCCCCTCTGA
- the CLCF1 gene encoding cardiotrophin-like cytokine factor 1 isoform X2 — MDFRAGDSWGMLACLCAVLWHLPAVPAHNRTGDPGPGPSIQKTYDLTRYLEHQLRSLAGTYLNYLGPPFNEPDFNPPRLGAETLPRATVNLEVWRSLNDRLRLTQNYEAYSHLLCYLRGLNRQAATAELRRSLAHFCTSLQGLLGSIAGVMAALGYPLPQPLPGTEPTWTPGPAHSDFLQKMDDFWLLKELQTWLWRSAKDFNRLKKKMQPPAAAVTLHLEAHGF; from the exons GGGACTCGTGGGGGATGCTCGCGTGCCTGTGCGCCGTGCTCTGGCACCTCCCTGCGGTGCCAGCCCACAACCGCACAGGGGACCCGGGGCCTGGCCCCTCCATCCAGAAAACCTATGACCTCACCCGCTACCTGGAGCACCAGCTCCGCAGCTTGGCTGGGACCTAT TTGAACTACCTGGGCCCCCCTTTCAACGAGCCTGACTTCAACCCACCTCGGCTGGGGGCGGAGACTCTGCCCAGGGCCACTGTCAACCTGGAGGTGTGGAGAAGCCTCAACGACAGACTGCGGCTGACCCAGAACTACGAGGCCTACAGCCACCTCCTGTGCTACCTGCGTGGCCTCAACCGCCAGGCCGCCACGGCCGAGCTGCGCCGCAGCCTGGCCCACTTCTGCACCAGCCTCCAGGGCCTGCTGGGCAGCATCGCGGGCGTCATGGCAGCTCTGGGCTACCCgctgccccagcctctgcccGGGACTGAGCCCACCTGgacccctggccctgcccacagtGACTTCCTCCAGAAGATGGATGACTTCTGGCTGCTGAAGGAGCTGCAGACCTGGCTGTGGCGCTCGGCCAAGGACTTCAACCGGCTCAAGAAGAAGATGCAGCCTCCGGCAGCCGCGGTCACCCTGCACCTGGAGGCCCATGGCTTCTGA
- the CLCF1 gene encoding cardiotrophin-like cytokine factor 1 isoform X3 → MLACLCAVLWHLPAVPAHNRTGDPGPGPSIQKTYDLTRYLEHQLRSLAGTYLNYLGPPFNEPDFNPPRLGAETLPRATVNLEVWRSLNDRLRLTQNYEAYSHLLCYLRGLNRQAATAELRRSLAHFCTSLQGLLGSIAGVMAALGYPLPQPLPGTEPTWTPGPAHSDFLQKMDDFWLLKELQTWLWRSAKDFNRLKKKMQPPAAAVTLHLEAHGF, encoded by the exons ATGCTCGCGTGCCTGTGCGCCGTGCTCTGGCACCTCCCTGCGGTGCCAGCCCACAACCGCACAGGGGACCCGGGGCCTGGCCCCTCCATCCAGAAAACCTATGACCTCACCCGCTACCTGGAGCACCAGCTCCGCAGCTTGGCTGGGACCTAT TTGAACTACCTGGGCCCCCCTTTCAACGAGCCTGACTTCAACCCACCTCGGCTGGGGGCGGAGACTCTGCCCAGGGCCACTGTCAACCTGGAGGTGTGGAGAAGCCTCAACGACAGACTGCGGCTGACCCAGAACTACGAGGCCTACAGCCACCTCCTGTGCTACCTGCGTGGCCTCAACCGCCAGGCCGCCACGGCCGAGCTGCGCCGCAGCCTGGCCCACTTCTGCACCAGCCTCCAGGGCCTGCTGGGCAGCATCGCGGGCGTCATGGCAGCTCTGGGCTACCCgctgccccagcctctgcccGGGACTGAGCCCACCTGgacccctggccctgcccacagtGACTTCCTCCAGAAGATGGATGACTTCTGGCTGCTGAAGGAGCTGCAGACCTGGCTGTGGCGCTCGGCCAAGGACTTCAACCGGCTCAAGAAGAAGATGCAGCCTCCGGCAGCCGCGGTCACCCTGCACCTGGAGGCCCATGGCTTCTGA
- the CLCF1 gene encoding cardiotrophin-like cytokine factor 1 isoform X1 translates to MLPAAGEPAAGDSWGMLACLCAVLWHLPAVPAHNRTGDPGPGPSIQKTYDLTRYLEHQLRSLAGTYLNYLGPPFNEPDFNPPRLGAETLPRATVNLEVWRSLNDRLRLTQNYEAYSHLLCYLRGLNRQAATAELRRSLAHFCTSLQGLLGSIAGVMAALGYPLPQPLPGTEPTWTPGPAHSDFLQKMDDFWLLKELQTWLWRSAKDFNRLKKKMQPPAAAVTLHLEAHGF, encoded by the exons GGGACTCGTGGGGGATGCTCGCGTGCCTGTGCGCCGTGCTCTGGCACCTCCCTGCGGTGCCAGCCCACAACCGCACAGGGGACCCGGGGCCTGGCCCCTCCATCCAGAAAACCTATGACCTCACCCGCTACCTGGAGCACCAGCTCCGCAGCTTGGCTGGGACCTAT TTGAACTACCTGGGCCCCCCTTTCAACGAGCCTGACTTCAACCCACCTCGGCTGGGGGCGGAGACTCTGCCCAGGGCCACTGTCAACCTGGAGGTGTGGAGAAGCCTCAACGACAGACTGCGGCTGACCCAGAACTACGAGGCCTACAGCCACCTCCTGTGCTACCTGCGTGGCCTCAACCGCCAGGCCGCCACGGCCGAGCTGCGCCGCAGCCTGGCCCACTTCTGCACCAGCCTCCAGGGCCTGCTGGGCAGCATCGCGGGCGTCATGGCAGCTCTGGGCTACCCgctgccccagcctctgcccGGGACTGAGCCCACCTGgacccctggccctgcccacagtGACTTCCTCCAGAAGATGGATGACTTCTGGCTGCTGAAGGAGCTGCAGACCTGGCTGTGGCGCTCGGCCAAGGACTTCAACCGGCTCAAGAAGAAGATGCAGCCTCCGGCAGCCGCGGTCACCCTGCACCTGGAGGCCCATGGCTTCTGA